The Lonsdalea populi genome window below encodes:
- the ntrB gene encoding nitrate ABC transporter permease, giving the protein MSTPSTTNFVALAEPVSTEVVLPNVAKPEAVKPSTSANKRAAFRRSMQKTIPGVLGMVVLVVIWQIAALNSQGFPTPMKTWEAAKVIFADPFYIDGPNDMGIGWNVLASLKRVAIGFGLAAIIGIPAGFLIGRFSFIANMFNPVISLLRPVSPLAWLPIGLLLFQRAEPASAWTIFVCSIWPMVLNTAEGVKRIPQDYLNVARVLKLGEFTVIRKILFPAVLPYILTGVRLSIGIAWLVIVAAEMLTGGVGIGFWIWNEWNNLNVENIIIAILLIGVVGMLLELGLMAIARRFSYDNR; this is encoded by the coding sequence ATGTCTACTCCTTCAACAACTAATTTCGTGGCGCTAGCCGAACCGGTGAGTACAGAAGTCGTTCTGCCCAATGTGGCTAAACCCGAAGCGGTAAAACCGTCGACCAGCGCCAACAAGCGTGCCGCCTTTCGTCGCAGTATGCAAAAGACGATTCCCGGTGTGCTGGGTATGGTCGTGCTGGTGGTCATCTGGCAGATTGCTGCCCTCAACAGCCAGGGATTCCCTACGCCGATGAAAACTTGGGAAGCAGCGAAGGTGATTTTTGCCGATCCGTTTTACATCGACGGACCCAATGATATGGGCATTGGCTGGAACGTGCTGGCGTCGCTGAAACGCGTCGCTATCGGTTTTGGGCTGGCGGCGATTATCGGTATTCCCGCCGGATTTCTGATTGGTCGCTTCAGTTTTATCGCCAATATGTTCAACCCGGTCATCTCGCTGCTGCGCCCGGTAAGTCCGCTGGCCTGGTTGCCAATTGGTCTGCTGTTGTTCCAGCGCGCCGAACCGGCGTCAGCGTGGACGATTTTCGTCTGCTCCATCTGGCCGATGGTCCTCAATACCGCCGAGGGCGTGAAGCGTATCCCGCAGGATTACCTTAACGTCGCGCGGGTACTGAAACTCGGTGAATTCACCGTGATACGCAAAATTCTGTTTCCGGCCGTGTTGCCCTACATCCTCACCGGTGTGCGTCTGTCGATAGGCATCGCGTGGCTGGTGATCGTCGCGGCAGAAATGCTGACCGGCGGCGTGGGTATCGGCTTCTGGATTTGGAATGAATGGAACAATCTCAACGTCGAAAACATCATCATCGCCATTTTGCTGATTGGCGTGGTGGGCATGCTGCTGGAGCTGGGTCTAATGGCTATTGCTCGCCGTTTTAGCTACGACAATCGATAA
- a CDS encoding acyl carrier protein — translation MTDALLTEVKFLLLEVLEKNGREEALRAEDNIATDLGIDSIQMINFFLMLEDKYNIAFDYESIEIENFTIGHCCELITELQR, via the coding sequence ATGACGGACGCGCTTTTGACGGAAGTAAAATTTTTATTGCTTGAGGTGCTGGAAAAAAACGGACGGGAAGAGGCATTACGCGCCGAGGATAATATCGCCACCGATCTGGGGATAGATTCCATCCAGATGATTAATTTCTTTTTAATGCTGGAGGATAAATACAATATCGCATTTGATTATGAGTCGATAGAAATAGAAAATTTCACTATCGGGCATTGTTGCGAGCTGATAACCGAATTGCAACGGTAG
- a CDS encoding Gfo/Idh/MocA family protein, producing MKKRMPTIGLLGATPIAEKAIIQPARSSGRFSVRGVAASNFARAQAFAASRPPLIAYENYAALLRDPAIDIAYISLHNAAHAVMTLDAIHAGKHVIVEKPLCLGRREWHAIQQAAHASQVKVIEAIMCAEHPWQKTVAALISGQTLGALESVHTTISFKLSALRGYRIRPELGGGAFLDTASYWLQMLQATLPLHPVGVSGHSTFSGPNGIDQQFQASIDCGDGCRAELNCGFAETYQASHEWRFSHGRIGLRNFLLPASAAFPVNLHVTDRDGKREVITHPASNYYADQLRRIDGYFSADAAAWQNLERRQAQRVSLMEDIYLAALTHRA from the coding sequence GTGAAAAAGCGCATGCCGACCATCGGGTTGCTGGGGGCGACGCCGATCGCCGAGAAAGCTATTATCCAACCCGCCCGCAGTAGCGGGCGCTTTAGCGTGCGCGGCGTTGCCGCCAGCAATTTCGCCCGCGCTCAGGCCTTTGCCGCGAGCCGCCCGCCGCTGATCGCTTATGAGAATTATGCCGCGCTACTGCGCGACCCCGCTATCGACATCGCCTATATCTCACTGCATAACGCGGCGCATGCGGTGATGACGCTGGATGCCATCCATGCCGGCAAGCATGTGATCGTCGAAAAGCCGCTCTGCCTCGGACGGCGGGAATGGCATGCCATTCAACAGGCGGCTCATGCCAGTCAGGTTAAGGTGATCGAAGCGATTATGTGCGCCGAGCATCCCTGGCAGAAAACCGTCGCGGCACTGATTAGCGGGCAAACGTTGGGCGCGCTGGAGTCGGTGCATACGACTATTTCATTCAAGCTCTCCGCGCTGCGGGGATATCGTATTCGGCCGGAACTTGGCGGCGGCGCGTTTCTGGATACCGCCAGCTACTGGCTGCAAATGTTGCAGGCTACCTTGCCGCTTCACCCCGTCGGCGTCTCGGGTCATTCCACGTTCAGCGGCCCGAATGGGATTGACCAACAGTTTCAGGCCAGCATTGACTGCGGCGACGGATGCCGAGCCGAGCTGAATTGTGGTTTCGCCGAGACTTATCAGGCTTCCCATGAGTGGCGGTTCAGCCATGGGCGGATCGGCTTGCGCAATTTTCTGTTGCCCGCCAGCGCCGCGTTTCCCGTAAATTTGCATGTCACCGACCGGGACGGCAAGCGTGAGGTGATCACGCACCCTGCCAGCAACTACTATGCGGACCAGTTGCGTCGCATCGACGGGTATTTTTCCGCCGACGCCGCGGCATGGCAAAACCTTGAACGCCGTCAGGCGCAGCGTGTCTCTCTGATGGAGGACATTTATCTGGCCGCGTTGACGCATCGGGCGTAA
- a CDS encoding CmpA/NrtA family ABC transporter substrate-binding protein — translation MTQDDKKTFGQYTRRCFLAGGAALGGGMMIPGFMNTVWAAGSDAPEKKEVRVGFIPLTDCSSVVMAAVKKFDEKYGIKVILSKESSWASIRDKLVSGELDAAHVLYGLVYGLQLGASGPQHDMAMLMALNHNGQAITLANQLKQAGVTDDASLKKVIDASAKGTYTFAQTFPTGTHAMWLYYWLANAGIHPFNDVRNVVVPPPQMVVNMKIGNMSGYCVGEPWNQRAILDDIGFTAVTSQEIWPDHPEKILGTTASWVAANPNTARSLTAAVLEASRWIDTSDANRIETAQVLAARAYINTAVETIQGRMLGDYENGLGRKWKDAHSMRFFNDGAINYPYLSDGMWFLTQHKRWGLLDKEPDYLGVAKKINRIDVYKQAASVVGGIALPSGDMRSSKLIDGKIWDGSQPVEYANSFVMKR, via the coding sequence ATGACGCAAGACGACAAAAAAACTTTCGGCCAGTACACCCGCCGTTGCTTTCTTGCCGGGGGAGCAGCACTCGGCGGCGGCATGATGATACCGGGTTTTATGAACACCGTCTGGGCGGCGGGATCCGATGCGCCGGAGAAAAAGGAGGTCCGCGTGGGGTTTATCCCACTGACCGACTGCTCGTCTGTGGTGATGGCGGCGGTGAAAAAGTTCGATGAAAAATACGGCATCAAAGTCATTCTGAGCAAAGAGTCCAGCTGGGCCTCGATACGCGACAAACTGGTCTCCGGCGAACTTGACGCTGCGCATGTGCTCTACGGACTGGTTTATGGCCTACAGCTAGGGGCTTCCGGTCCACAGCACGACATGGCGATGCTGATGGCTCTCAACCATAACGGTCAAGCGATCACTCTGGCGAACCAGTTGAAGCAGGCGGGAGTGACTGATGATGCATCGCTTAAGAAAGTTATCGATGCCAGCGCCAAAGGCACCTACACTTTCGCGCAGACATTCCCGACAGGCACCCACGCCATGTGGCTGTATTACTGGCTCGCCAACGCTGGAATTCACCCGTTTAATGACGTCCGCAACGTAGTCGTGCCGCCGCCGCAGATGGTGGTGAATATGAAAATCGGCAACATGAGCGGGTACTGCGTGGGCGAGCCCTGGAATCAGCGTGCAATCCTTGATGACATCGGTTTTACCGCCGTGACCTCACAGGAAATCTGGCCTGATCATCCCGAAAAAATTCTCGGCACCACTGCTTCGTGGGTGGCTGCTAACCCGAATACTGCCCGCTCCCTGACCGCCGCCGTGCTCGAGGCATCACGCTGGATTGATACCTCAGACGCCAATCGTATTGAAACCGCGCAGGTCTTAGCGGCGCGCGCTTACATCAATACCGCGGTAGAAACTATTCAGGGACGAATGCTTGGCGATTACGAAAACGGTTTGGGCAGAAAATGGAAAGACGCCCACAGCATGCGTTTCTTTAATGACGGCGCGATCAACTACCCGTATCTGTCGGACGGTATGTGGTTCCTGACCCAGCACAAACGCTGGGGTCTGCTCGATAAAGAGCCCGACTATCTCGGTGTTGCCAAAAAGATCAACCGCATTGACGTCTATAAGCAGGCCGCAAGCGTGGTTGGAGGCATTGCTCTGCCGTCCGGTGACATGCGCAGCAGTAAGTTGATTGACGGCAAGATTTGGGACGGCAGTCAACCCGTTGAGTATGCCAACAGTTTTGTGATGAAACGCTAA
- a CDS encoding thioesterase II family protein: MNACQITRLAARERPRLQLFCLPFAGGNDGFYRGWRDYLPPDIDLNLISLTQKSTLLGRREQAGPRTLPEIAHRLANVMAPDLSLPWVLFGHSMGAVLALELVLQLARRQSLLPSLLAVSAHVAPQFHNPDPLYLLSDDEMCGLLREMGGTSQAMLASPGIRKMILQAVRQDLRLLTDWRPPAQQALPCPIAAFLGEKDNMAPLPAMQGWRSWTRAEFSCDIFPGGHFYFNHDPQPLIARLLARIPLSPT; encoded by the coding sequence ATGAACGCTTGTCAGATCACCCGGCTGGCTGCGCGTGAGCGTCCACGGTTGCAGCTCTTTTGTTTACCCTTTGCCGGCGGTAACGATGGTTTTTACCGCGGCTGGCGCGACTATCTGCCGCCGGATATCGATCTCAATCTGATCTCGCTGACGCAGAAATCCACACTATTGGGGCGGCGGGAGCAGGCCGGTCCGCGGACTTTACCGGAAATAGCCCACCGACTGGCCAATGTCATGGCCCCGGATCTGTCCCTGCCCTGGGTACTTTTCGGGCACAGCATGGGCGCGGTGCTGGCTCTGGAACTGGTATTGCAACTTGCGCGACGGCAATCCCTGCTGCCGTCGCTACTGGCGGTTTCCGCTCATGTCGCGCCGCAATTTCATAATCCGGACCCGTTATATTTGCTGAGCGACGATGAGATGTGCGGCTTGCTGCGCGAGATGGGCGGCACCTCGCAAGCAATGCTGGCCTCGCCGGGAATAAGAAAAATGATCTTGCAGGCGGTCAGACAAGATCTGCGGTTACTGACCGACTGGCGTCCCCCCGCCCAACAAGCATTACCCTGCCCGATTGCGGCTTTTCTGGGGGAAAAGGACAATATGGCGCCGCTTCCAGCGATGCAGGGCTGGCGCAGTTGGACCCGCGCCGAATTTAGCTGCGATATCTTTCCGGGCGGTCATTTTTATTTCAACCACGATCCGCAACCCCTGATCGCGCGCTTGCTCGCCCGTATCCCCCTTTCCCCCACATAG
- a CDS encoding radical SAM protein has translation MHPKTVRILKRDEFEQLKNTIALRSKARKALTDNPHYAAATPADVSLQLTYRCNLRCKHCYQWNDKGFFHDMDHQQQKTELPLPVIEKVLRATQTPDAKLFLWGGEPLIHSQFNEISTLLQRYPRTIIMCTNGILIKKRLDDLLALGNHLNLLVSLDGLEEQHDQLRGKGKFRQTSENIQYLLRLKQEGRFRGEVSLSCMVSESGVGKMYEFMTWAEQLGVNTVYFQYPWFISPEVAGHMDSYFRDKFCWMNPPSEKPTWHAYTYQLPESQVPVLRESLAKLASRPWHCRIRYQPQLEEDEIDDFIRGTSRPAQHRQQCLALSNRLEVHANGDVTSCKFFSEFVIGNLHDQQVDDIWHGPEFQRIRETLNDTGLMPVCSKCILLYLNGV, from the coding sequence ATGCATCCAAAGACTGTCCGCATCCTCAAACGGGATGAATTCGAGCAACTAAAAAACACTATCGCACTGCGCTCAAAAGCTCGTAAGGCGCTGACCGATAACCCACATTACGCTGCGGCGACGCCCGCTGATGTCAGCCTTCAGTTGACCTATCGTTGTAATCTGCGTTGTAAACACTGTTATCAATGGAATGACAAAGGGTTCTTCCATGATATGGACCATCAACAGCAAAAAACGGAACTTCCACTCCCTGTTATTGAAAAGGTGCTACGGGCGACGCAGACGCCTGACGCCAAGTTGTTCTTATGGGGCGGGGAGCCGTTGATACACTCGCAATTCAATGAAATATCTACGCTTTTACAGCGCTATCCCCGAACTATCATTATGTGCACCAACGGCATTCTGATAAAAAAGAGACTGGATGATCTGCTGGCGCTCGGTAACCATTTGAATTTGCTGGTGAGTTTGGATGGTCTGGAAGAACAGCACGATCAACTGCGCGGCAAAGGCAAATTTCGGCAGACCAGCGAAAATATTCAGTACCTGCTGCGCCTGAAACAGGAGGGCCGTTTCCGAGGGGAGGTTTCCCTTTCCTGCATGGTTTCAGAAAGCGGGGTGGGCAAGATGTACGAGTTCATGACATGGGCCGAGCAACTGGGCGTCAACACGGTCTATTTCCAATATCCATGGTTTATCAGCCCCGAGGTGGCCGGGCACATGGATAGCTATTTCCGGGATAAATTCTGCTGGATGAACCCGCCGTCAGAGAAACCGACCTGGCACGCCTATACCTATCAACTGCCGGAAAGCCAGGTGCCGGTATTGCGTGAATCGCTGGCAAAGCTGGCATCGCGTCCCTGGCACTGCCGAATCCGCTATCAGCCGCAGCTTGAAGAGGACGAGATAGACGATTTTATTCGCGGCACTTCCCGGCCGGCTCAGCATCGGCAACAATGTCTGGCGCTATCCAATCGTCTGGAAGTGCATGCCAACGGGGATGTTACATCATGCAAATTCTTTTCCGAATTTGTCATCGGCAATCTTCATGATCAGCAGGTTGACGACATCTGGCACGGTCCCGAATTTCAGCGTATTCGCGAGACGCTGAACGACACGGGATTAATGCCCGTGTGTTCCAAATGTATTCTTTTATATCTTAACGGAGTTTAA
- the nirB gene encoding nitrite reductase large subunit NirB, whose protein sequence is MDKPTLIVIGNGMAGVRLVERLCQLAAGHYRIVVVGEEPQTAYNRILLTPVLSGEKSFADIVTHDADWYQRHEVTLLTGVAVTEICRETRTLKAGNLTLSYDHLAIATGSRPFMPPLPGAELASIYGFRSQQDVDGILNGQYAGQPAVVIGGGVLGIEAAAGLALRGMTVTLLHRGPHLMDQQLDAFAAGLLRDSLSARGIHTLLQAKTVSYIGDASGHVQAVMLDDGRAIPAERVVVAAGVRPNISLALAAGLRCDRGIVVSSEMQTSDPHISAIGECCQPGTLTPGLVAPCWQQAETLAARLAGVSSSSPAMSNVPLRLKVTGLNLFCAGELNGGENGQIHSTFDPFEGHYRRLFFRDSQLKGVLLWGDIGDSIHYLSSLDGTQSLTAQLSVFSPPQAPHLSESQSMKTEQLPLKVTRSIALSKPVLVMAGHGMVGHHFLQQLVERELHLQYQIIVFAEETSPAYDRVHLSELFSGRSAQSRSMVEEGFFEATGIELRLGHGVDHVDARHRFVVDRQGHQTAYDLLVLATGSYPFVPPIPGNDAPGCMVYRTLEDLSAIKACAEKGTVGVVVGGGLLGLEAANALKHLGLQTHVVEFAPRLMGVQLDEDGAGMLRRKVEALGVQVHTGKETRGIVAGEMCSYRMEFADGSHLETDLVLFSAGIRPNDRLAKQCGLDVGLRGGIVINDQCRTSDPAIFAIGECALWKGQIFGLVAPGYQMARILADTLSGSEAAFKGADMSTKLKLLGVEVASIGGAHGRTPGSQSYTWVNGPAQVYKKIVVSQDGKRLLGAVLVGDSSEYGTLLQMMLNDIPLPTNPEGLILPASTGEAPQTLGVAALPGGAQICSCHNVSKADICEAVKGGCGDMAAIKSCTRAATGCGGCAALTKQVMEFALTELGVEVKKDVCEHFAYSRRELYHLVRIGNIRSWDALLGKHGQGRGCEICKPLVGSILASCWNDYLLKPQHLPLQDTNDRYFANIQKDGTYSVVPRVPAGEITPDGLIAIGRVAKRYNLYTKITGGQRIDLFGARLEQLPAIWQQLVDAGFETGHAYGKSLRTVKSCVGSSWCRYGVQNSTSLALLLENRYKGLRSPHKIKMAVSGCTRECAEAQSKDVGVIATDKGWNLYVCGNGGMKPRHADLLAQDMGVEELVRTVDRFLMFYIRTADRLQRTSTWMDNLEGGMNYLRQVVLEDSLNIAAELEHEMSMVIDTYQCEWQTTLADPDRLALFKPFVNSEEPDETVVMVQEREQLRPATHEERQTLAVSSPSEANAEDWVEICALSAIPGNAGMAARLADQQIALFHLPEHPQQVFALSNHEPDSDANVLARGLIGDVRGEPVVISPLYKQRFSLLDGRSVDSCGIVLNVWPVKVDDLRVWVRQRPVERDEKRADIIQMVSL, encoded by the coding sequence ATGGACAAACCCACTCTGATAGTGATTGGCAATGGCATGGCTGGCGTGCGGCTGGTCGAACGGTTGTGTCAACTGGCGGCGGGACATTATCGCATCGTGGTGGTTGGCGAAGAACCGCAGACAGCCTACAACCGCATCTTGCTCACCCCGGTGTTATCGGGGGAGAAGAGTTTTGCCGATATCGTGACCCATGACGCTGACTGGTATCAGCGCCATGAAGTGACGCTGCTGACCGGTGTGGCGGTGACGGAAATCTGCCGCGAGACCCGAACCCTCAAGGCGGGCAACCTCACGCTGTCCTATGACCATCTGGCGATCGCCACCGGTTCGCGGCCGTTTATGCCGCCGTTGCCGGGCGCGGAATTAGCCAGTATCTACGGTTTTCGTAGCCAGCAGGATGTCGACGGCATTCTGAATGGACAGTATGCGGGACAACCAGCAGTGGTAATCGGCGGGGGCGTGCTGGGTATTGAGGCGGCCGCGGGGCTGGCCCTGCGTGGCATGACGGTCACGCTGCTGCATCGGGGGCCGCACCTGATGGACCAGCAGCTCGACGCTTTTGCTGCCGGGCTGCTGCGCGACAGTTTGTCGGCGCGTGGAATTCATACGCTATTGCAGGCGAAAACCGTTTCGTATATCGGAGACGCATCGGGTCATGTGCAGGCGGTGATGCTGGATGATGGGAGAGCCATTCCTGCCGAACGCGTGGTGGTAGCGGCCGGTGTGCGTCCGAACATCTCGCTGGCGCTGGCTGCCGGACTAAGGTGCGATCGCGGCATAGTGGTCAGCAGCGAGATGCAAACCTCCGATCCGCACATTTCGGCCATCGGTGAATGCTGTCAGCCAGGGACGTTGACGCCAGGCCTGGTCGCACCGTGCTGGCAGCAGGCTGAGACGCTAGCCGCGCGCCTGGCAGGCGTATCATCGTCGTCGCCAGCGATGAGCAACGTGCCATTGCGCCTCAAAGTGACTGGCCTGAATCTGTTTTGTGCCGGTGAGCTGAACGGCGGCGAAAACGGCCAAATCCACAGCACTTTTGATCCCTTCGAGGGCCACTATCGCCGCCTGTTTTTTCGCGATAGCCAACTCAAAGGGGTGCTATTGTGGGGCGATATTGGTGACAGCATACACTATTTATCGTCCCTCGACGGAACGCAGTCTCTTACGGCGCAGCTCAGCGTGTTCAGTCCTCCACAAGCGCCTCATTTATCTGAATCTCAGTCAATGAAAACAGAACAGTTACCCCTCAAGGTGACGAGGAGCATTGCATTGTCTAAACCCGTATTAGTTATGGCCGGGCACGGTATGGTTGGCCACCATTTCTTACAACAACTGGTCGAACGCGAGCTGCACTTGCAGTATCAGATTATTGTTTTTGCTGAAGAAACTTCCCCAGCCTATGACCGTGTGCATCTCTCCGAGCTGTTCTCGGGGCGTAGCGCCCAGTCGCGGTCGATGGTCGAGGAGGGTTTCTTTGAGGCAACCGGCATTGAATTGCGCCTTGGACACGGCGTCGATCACGTTGATGCGCGCCACCGTTTTGTGGTTGACCGACAGGGGCATCAGACGGCCTATGACCTGCTAGTGCTCGCCACCGGATCCTATCCGTTTGTGCCGCCGATTCCGGGAAATGACGCACCGGGATGTATGGTGTATCGCACTCTTGAGGATCTGTCGGCCATCAAAGCCTGTGCGGAAAAGGGCACAGTGGGCGTGGTGGTTGGTGGTGGCCTGCTGGGGCTTGAGGCGGCCAACGCGCTCAAGCATCTCGGGCTGCAAACCCACGTGGTGGAGTTTGCCCCCCGTCTGATGGGCGTCCAACTCGATGAAGACGGCGCCGGTATGCTGCGACGTAAGGTTGAGGCGCTGGGGGTGCAGGTGCACACCGGCAAAGAGACACGTGGCATCGTGGCTGGCGAGATGTGCAGTTATCGGATGGAGTTTGCCGATGGCAGTCATCTGGAAACCGATCTGGTGTTGTTTTCAGCAGGGATTCGGCCTAACGATCGACTGGCTAAACAATGCGGGCTGGATGTGGGGCTTCGAGGCGGAATAGTGATTAATGACCAGTGTCGCACCTCCGATCCGGCCATTTTTGCCATCGGCGAATGCGCACTGTGGAAGGGGCAAATCTTCGGCCTGGTGGCACCTGGCTATCAGATGGCGCGCATATTGGCAGATACGCTCTCCGGCAGCGAGGCGGCTTTCAAGGGCGCGGACATGAGCACCAAACTCAAGTTGTTGGGCGTCGAAGTGGCGTCGATCGGTGGTGCACACGGTCGTACGCCGGGCAGCCAGAGCTACACTTGGGTCAACGGGCCAGCCCAAGTGTACAAAAAGATTGTTGTATCGCAGGATGGCAAACGTTTGCTTGGCGCGGTACTGGTCGGCGACAGCAGCGAGTACGGTACGCTGCTGCAAATGATGCTTAACGACATACCGCTACCCACTAATCCCGAGGGGCTGATTTTACCTGCCAGCACGGGCGAGGCCCCGCAAACCCTGGGCGTTGCGGCGCTGCCAGGGGGGGCGCAGATTTGCTCCTGTCACAACGTCAGCAAGGCTGATATCTGCGAGGCAGTTAAGGGGGGTTGCGGCGACATGGCGGCAATCAAATCCTGCACCAGGGCGGCGACCGGTTGCGGCGGGTGTGCGGCGCTGACTAAACAGGTGATGGAATTCGCGCTCACCGAGCTGGGTGTTGAAGTAAAGAAAGACGTCTGCGAGCATTTCGCCTATTCGCGTCGGGAGCTGTATCACTTAGTGCGCATAGGCAATATTCGCAGTTGGGACGCGCTGCTTGGCAAACACGGACAGGGCCGCGGCTGCGAAATCTGCAAACCGCTGGTGGGCTCGATTCTGGCGTCGTGCTGGAATGATTACCTGCTCAAACCGCAGCATTTGCCGTTGCAGGACACCAACGATCGCTACTTTGCCAATATTCAGAAAGACGGCACTTATTCGGTGGTGCCGCGTGTTCCGGCCGGTGAGATAACGCCGGACGGGCTGATAGCCATTGGCAGAGTCGCCAAACGTTACAACCTCTACACCAAAATTACCGGTGGGCAACGCATCGACCTGTTCGGCGCACGCCTCGAACAGTTACCGGCTATCTGGCAGCAACTGGTCGACGCCGGTTTCGAAACCGGCCACGCATACGGCAAATCACTGCGCACGGTGAAATCCTGTGTCGGTTCGAGCTGGTGTCGCTACGGAGTGCAAAACTCCACCTCGCTGGCGCTACTGCTGGAGAATCGTTACAAGGGCCTGCGTTCGCCGCATAAAATTAAGATGGCGGTTTCCGGCTGTACCCGGGAATGTGCTGAGGCACAGAGCAAAGACGTCGGCGTGATCGCTACCGATAAGGGCTGGAATCTTTACGTTTGCGGCAATGGCGGAATGAAACCACGCCACGCGGATTTACTGGCGCAGGACATGGGCGTTGAAGAACTTGTCCGAACCGTAGACCGTTTCCTGATGTTCTATATCCGCACCGCCGATCGCCTGCAGCGCACCAGCACCTGGATGGACAACCTTGAGGGGGGGATGAACTATCTGCGCCAGGTGGTGCTGGAAGACAGCCTTAATATCGCCGCCGAGCTGGAGCACGAGATGAGTATGGTGATCGATACCTACCAGTGCGAATGGCAAACCACGCTGGCCGACCCGGACCGTTTGGCGCTGTTTAAGCCGTTTGTCAATAGCGAGGAGCCGGATGAGACTGTGGTGATGGTGCAGGAGCGTGAGCAGCTCCGCCCGGCAACTCACGAAGAGCGCCAGACGTTGGCCGTAAGCTCTCCTTCGGAAGCAAATGCGGAGGACTGGGTTGAGATATGCGCGTTGAGCGCTATTCCCGGCAATGCAGGTATGGCAGCAAGACTGGCCGATCAACAGATTGCGCTGTTCCACCTTCCTGAACATCCACAGCAGGTGTTTGCCCTGAGCAATCACGAACCGGATAGCGACGCGAACGTACTGGCGCGCGGTTTGATCGGCGATGTCAGGGGCGAGCCGGTGGTGATTTCGCCACTATACAAACAGCGTTTCAGCCTGCTTGACGGCCGCAGTGTTGATTCATGCGGGATCGTACTGAACGTCTGGCCGGTGAAAGTGGACGACTTACGGGTTTGGGTACGGCAGCGTCCCGTGGAACGGGATGAGAAAAGGGCCGACATCATCCAAATGGTCAGCCTATGA